The Streptomyces halobius genomic interval CCACCGCAGAGCGCGCCTTCCGCGCCTACCTGTTGCCCGCCCTCCGCGACGAGCCCATCGGCGCATGGTGGTTCGTGCGGAAGTACCCGCACTGGAGACTGCGCGTATACCCGGCACCGGGCGCCACCGCAGAGGAGGCGGTCGCGCACCTCACCGAAGCGCTCGACGACTCTGTCTCCTGGGGCGTGGCCAAGGACTGGCGGCCCTCCCCTTACGAACCGGAAGTCGTCGCCTTCGGGGGCACGGACGGGATGGCCCTTGCGCACGAACTGTTCCACACGGACAGCGTCGGCGTCCTGGAATACCTACGCCTCGCCACCGATGGCCACGACGGAATGTTCGACGCCAAGGCCACCTCACTGCTCGCCATGACACTACTGATGCGGGCTGCCGGCCTGGAGTTCGGCGAACAGGGCGACGTGTGGGGACAGGTCGAAGAACGTCGCCCCCTAGCGGACGACGTGTCCCCGAACCAGGTCAGCGGCATGGTGAACACCCTGCGTCGCCTGCTCCTGATCGACGCTTCACCCCTGCTCGCCGACGGCCCCC includes:
- a CDS encoding thiopeptide-type bacteriocin biosynthesis protein, with the protein product MSQVEDAVLAVLSGTPIEDAARSASTSPERLADAIERYRTAGRAALETRPSGWHQVNIRFADYPTAERAFRAYLLPALRDEPIGAWWFVRKYPHWRLRVYPAPGATAEEAVAHLTEALDDSVSWGVAKDWRPSPYEPEVVAFGGTDGMALAHELFHTDSVGVLEYLRLATDGHDGMFDAKATSLLAMTLLMRAAGLEFGEQGDVWGQVEERRPLADDVSPNQVSGMVNTLRRLLLIDASPLLADGPLTPVKNWIQTLERNGQALADAADDGRLNLGLRGILARHVFFHWNRMGFTIRQQSIWSRAAREAVLGR